Proteins from a single region of Oncorhynchus tshawytscha isolate Ot180627B linkage group LG03, Otsh_v2.0, whole genome shotgun sequence:
- the LOC112233793 gene encoding cell surface glycoprotein 1 isoform X5 has product MAGSFLGKVIIPLLAYFLAEVTGEQQYGGLGREITLTPKVSGQPEDILWKHNGNKVVEFDRSQNVEYGRYKGRTILDWDSGALTIKGLTDADSGPYELEAVVKGKLQYSQHKVGVIDDVAQPSATCVVDTTTPENMDRTLLCSADLQPLTQFIWRSPEGSESPGPELFIPGGENQDSENQESIYTCVVKNPVSEKSAEFTLKNCYTEEGSSSVLAVVLSILLPLILVAVLAFLLWYYWRKCKKPAEAALTKSEEEKGLVEDIKQGMVKEQIELINKQNADPNRTWQTEPAGRIFSPTKSRGHSLLYRQNDSLSDKQTVTDTEHVQDKPNPGQQDLVTPDHTQAQQDLVTADPTPAQQDLVTPDTTPAQQDLVTPDPTPAQQDLVTPDPTQAQQDLLTPDHSQAQQDLVTPDPTPAQQDLVTPDPTPAQQDLVTPDPTPAQHDLVTPDPTPAQQDLVTPDHSQAQQDLVTPDPTPAQQDLVTPDPTPAQQDLVTPDPTQAQQDLVTPDHSQAQQDLVTPDPTPAQHDLVTPDPTQAQQDLLTPDHSQAQQDLVTPDPTPAQQDLVTPDPTQAQQDLLTSDHSQAQQDLLTPEPTPAQQDLVTPDPTQAQQDLVTPDPTPAQQDLVTPDPTPAQQDLVTPDHSQAQQDLVTPESKESKLGTPTPEPNQETVPAPETAPGQKYPITTETASGQKYPITTETASGQKYPITAGTAPGHAD; this is encoded by the exons ATGGCAGGTAGCTTTTTGGGGAAAGTTATCATACCGCTTTTGGCTTATTTTCTCG CGGAGGTGACAGGTGAACAGCAGTATGGTGGCCTGGGAAGAGAGATCACCCTGACCCCCAAGGTCTCAGGTCAGCCTGAGGACATCCTGTGGAAACACAATGGGAACAAGGTGGTGGAGTTTGATAGGAGTCAGAATGTTGAGTATGGCAGGTATAAAGGCAGGACCATCCTGGACTGGGACTCTGGAGCGCTAACTATCAAAGGTCTCACTGATGCAGACAGTGGGCCCTATGAGTTAGAGGCTGTCGTCAAGGGCAAGCTGCAGTACTCTCAACATAAGGTGGGGGTTATTG ATGATGTGGCACAGCCCAGTGCAACCTGTGTGGTTGACACCACAACCCCAGAGAACATGGACAGAACCCTGCTGTGCTCAGCTGACCTCCAGCCCCTGACCCAGTTCATCTGGAGGAGTCCTGAGGGGTCAGAGAGTCCTGGACCTGAACTGTTCATACCTGGGGGGGAGAACCAGGATTCTGAGAACCAGGAGTCTATCTACACATGTGTGGTGAAAAACCCTGTGAGTGAGAAAAGTGCAGAGTTCACCCTGAAGAACTGCTACACTG AGGAAGGCTCATCCAGTGTCCTGGCTGTGGTCCTGTCCATTCTCCTTCCACTCATCTTAGTTGCTGTTCTGGCATTTCTCTTGTGGTACTACTGGAGGAAATGCAAGAAAC CAGCTGAAGCTGCACTGACAAAATCTGAAGAAGAGAAAGGACTGGTGGAAGATATAAAACAAG GAATGGTAAAAGAGCAGATAGAGCTGATAAACAAGCAGAATGCAGATCCAAATAGGACATGGCAAACTGAACCAGCTGGAAGAATTTTCTCTCCAACTAAAAGTAGGGGTCACAGCCTTCtatacagacagaatgacagtctctcagacaaacagacag TGACAGACACAGAGCATGTACAGGACAAGCCCAACCCAGGCCAACAAGACCTAGTCACACCAGACCACACCCAGGCCCAACAAGACCTAGTCACAGCAGACCCCACCCCTGCCCAACAAGACCTAGTCACACCAGACACCACCCCTGCCCAACAAGACCTAGTCACACCAGACCCCACCCCTGCCCAACAAGACCTAGTCACACCAGACCCCACCCAGGCCCAACAAGACCTACTCACACCAGACCACTCCCAGGCCCAACAAGACCTAGTCACACCAGACCCCACCCCTGCCCAACAAGACCTAGTCACACCAGACCCCACCCCTGCCCAACAAGACCTAGTCACACCAGACCCCACCCCTGCCCAACATGACCTAGTCACACCAGACCCCACCCCTGCCCAACAAGACCTAGTCACACCAGACCACTCCCAGGCCCAACAAGACCTAGTAACACCAGACCCCACCCCTGCCCAACAAGACCTAGTCACACCAGACCCCACCCCTGCCCAACAAGACCTAGTCACACCAGACCCCACCCAGGCCCAACAAGACCTAGTCACACCAGACCACTCCCAGGCCCAACAAGACCTAGTCACACCAGACCCCACCCCTGCCCAACATGACCTAGTCACACCAGACCCCACCCAGGCCCAACAAGACCTACTCACACCAGACCACTCCCAGGCCCAACAAGACCTAGTCACACCAGACCCCACCCCTGCCCAACAAGACCTAGTCACACCAGACCCCACCCAGGCCCAACAAGACCTACTCACATCAGACCACTCCCAGGCCCAACAAGACCTACTCACACCAGAACCCACCCCTGCCCAACAAGACCTAGTCACACCAGACCCCACCCAGGCCCAACAAGACCTAGTCACACCAGACCCCACCCCTGCCCAACAAGACCTAGTCACACCAGACCCTACCCCTGCCCAACAAGACCTAGTCACACCAGACCACTCCCAGGCCCAACAAGACCTAGTCACACCAGAATCCAAAGAATCCAAGCTAGGCACGCCCACACCAGAACCCAACCAGGAAACAGTTCCAGCTCCAGAGACAGCTCCAGGCCAAAAATACCCAATCACAACAGAGACAGCTTCAGGACAAAAATACCCAATCACAACAGAGACAGCTTCAGGACAAAAATACCCAATCACAGCAGGGACAGCTCCAGGCCACGCAGACTGA
- the LOC112233793 gene encoding cell surface glycoprotein 1 isoform X4, translated as MAGSFLGKVIIPLLAYFLAEVTGEQQYGGLGREITLTPKVSGQPEDILWKHNGNKVVEFDRSQNVEYGRYKGRTILDWDSGALTIKGLTDADSGPYELEAVVKGKLQYSQHKVGVIDDVAQPSATCVVDTTTPENMDRTLLCSADLQPLTQFIWRSPEGSESPGPELFIPGGENQDSENQESIYTCVVKNPVSEKSAEFTLKNCYTEEGSSSVLAVVLSILLPLILVAVLAFLLWYYWRKCKKPAEAALTKSEEEKGLVEDIKQGNKDPEDDHSENTGNITFIPKGMVKEQIELINKQNADPNRTWQTEPAGRIFSPTKMTDTEHVQDKPNPGQQDLVTPDHTQAQQDLVTADPTPAQQDLVTPDTTPAQQDLVTPDPTPAQQDLVTPDPTQAQQDLLTPDHSQAQQDLVTPDPTPAQQDLVTPDPTPAQQDLVTPDPTPAQHDLVTPDPTPAQQDLVTPDHSQAQQDLVTPDPTPAQQDLVTPDPTPAQQDLVTPDPTQAQQDLVTPDHSQAQQDLVTPDPTPAQHDLVTPDPTQAQQDLLTPDHSQAQQDLVTPDPTPAQQDLVTPDPTQAQQDLLTSDHSQAQQDLLTPEPTPAQQDLVTPDPTQAQQDLVTPDPTPAQQDLVTPDPTPAQQDLVTPDHSQAQQDLVTPESKESKLGTPTPEPNQETVPAPETAPGQKYPITTETASGQKYPITTETASGQKYPITAGTAPGHAD; from the exons ATGGCAGGTAGCTTTTTGGGGAAAGTTATCATACCGCTTTTGGCTTATTTTCTCG CGGAGGTGACAGGTGAACAGCAGTATGGTGGCCTGGGAAGAGAGATCACCCTGACCCCCAAGGTCTCAGGTCAGCCTGAGGACATCCTGTGGAAACACAATGGGAACAAGGTGGTGGAGTTTGATAGGAGTCAGAATGTTGAGTATGGCAGGTATAAAGGCAGGACCATCCTGGACTGGGACTCTGGAGCGCTAACTATCAAAGGTCTCACTGATGCAGACAGTGGGCCCTATGAGTTAGAGGCTGTCGTCAAGGGCAAGCTGCAGTACTCTCAACATAAGGTGGGGGTTATTG ATGATGTGGCACAGCCCAGTGCAACCTGTGTGGTTGACACCACAACCCCAGAGAACATGGACAGAACCCTGCTGTGCTCAGCTGACCTCCAGCCCCTGACCCAGTTCATCTGGAGGAGTCCTGAGGGGTCAGAGAGTCCTGGACCTGAACTGTTCATACCTGGGGGGGAGAACCAGGATTCTGAGAACCAGGAGTCTATCTACACATGTGTGGTGAAAAACCCTGTGAGTGAGAAAAGTGCAGAGTTCACCCTGAAGAACTGCTACACTG AGGAAGGCTCATCCAGTGTCCTGGCTGTGGTCCTGTCCATTCTCCTTCCACTCATCTTAGTTGCTGTTCTGGCATTTCTCTTGTGGTACTACTGGAGGAAATGCAAGAAAC CAGCTGAAGCTGCACTGACAAAATCTGAAGAAGAGAAAGGACTGGTGGAAGATATAAAACAAG GAAACAAAGATCCTGAGGATGACCATTCTGAGAACACTGGAAATATAACTTTTATACCAAAAG GAATGGTAAAAGAGCAGATAGAGCTGATAAACAAGCAGAATGCAGATCCAAATAGGACATGGCAAACTGAACCAGCTGGAAGAATTTTCTCTCCAACTAAAA TGACAGACACAGAGCATGTACAGGACAAGCCCAACCCAGGCCAACAAGACCTAGTCACACCAGACCACACCCAGGCCCAACAAGACCTAGTCACAGCAGACCCCACCCCTGCCCAACAAGACCTAGTCACACCAGACACCACCCCTGCCCAACAAGACCTAGTCACACCAGACCCCACCCCTGCCCAACAAGACCTAGTCACACCAGACCCCACCCAGGCCCAACAAGACCTACTCACACCAGACCACTCCCAGGCCCAACAAGACCTAGTCACACCAGACCCCACCCCTGCCCAACAAGACCTAGTCACACCAGACCCCACCCCTGCCCAACAAGACCTAGTCACACCAGACCCCACCCCTGCCCAACATGACCTAGTCACACCAGACCCCACCCCTGCCCAACAAGACCTAGTCACACCAGACCACTCCCAGGCCCAACAAGACCTAGTAACACCAGACCCCACCCCTGCCCAACAAGACCTAGTCACACCAGACCCCACCCCTGCCCAACAAGACCTAGTCACACCAGACCCCACCCAGGCCCAACAAGACCTAGTCACACCAGACCACTCCCAGGCCCAACAAGACCTAGTCACACCAGACCCCACCCCTGCCCAACATGACCTAGTCACACCAGACCCCACCCAGGCCCAACAAGACCTACTCACACCAGACCACTCCCAGGCCCAACAAGACCTAGTCACACCAGACCCCACCCCTGCCCAACAAGACCTAGTCACACCAGACCCCACCCAGGCCCAACAAGACCTACTCACATCAGACCACTCCCAGGCCCAACAAGACCTACTCACACCAGAACCCACCCCTGCCCAACAAGACCTAGTCACACCAGACCCCACCCAGGCCCAACAAGACCTAGTCACACCAGACCCCACCCCTGCCCAACAAGACCTAGTCACACCAGACCCTACCCCTGCCCAACAAGACCTAGTCACACCAGACCACTCCCAGGCCCAACAAGACCTAGTCACACCAGAATCCAAAGAATCCAAGCTAGGCACGCCCACACCAGAACCCAACCAGGAAACAGTTCCAGCTCCAGAGACAGCTCCAGGCCAAAAATACCCAATCACAACAGAGACAGCTTCAGGACAAAAATACCCAATCACAACAGAGACAGCTTCAGGACAAAAATACCCAATCACAGCAGGGACAGCTCCAGGCCACGCAGACTGA
- the LOC112233793 gene encoding cell surface glycoprotein 1 isoform X14, protein MAGSFLGKVIIPLLAYFLAEVTGEQQYGGLGREITLTPKVSGQPEDILWKHNGNKVVEFDRSQNVEYGRYKGRTILDWDSGALTIKGLTDADSGPYELEAVVKGKLQYSQHKVGVIDDVAQPSATCVVDTTTPENMDRTLLCSADLQPLTQFIWRSPEGSESPGPELFIPGGENQDSENQESIYTCVVKNPVSEKSAEFTLKNCYTAEAALTKSEEEKGLVEDIKQVTDTEHVQDKPNPGQQDLVTPDHTQAQQDLVTADPTPAQQDLVTPDTTPAQQDLVTPDPTPAQQDLVTPDPTQAQQDLLTPDHSQAQQDLVTPDPTPAQQDLVTPDPTPAQQDLVTPDPTPAQHDLVTPDPTPAQQDLVTPDHSQAQQDLVTPDPTPAQQDLVTPDPTPAQQDLVTPDPTQAQQDLVTPDHSQAQQDLVTPDPTPAQHDLVTPDPTQAQQDLLTPDHSQAQQDLVTPDPTPAQQDLVTPDPTQAQQDLLTSDHSQAQQDLLTPEPTPAQQDLVTPDPTQAQQDLVTPDPTPAQQDLVTPDPTPAQQDLVTPDHSQAQQDLVTPESKESKLGTPTPEPNQETVPAPETAPGQKYPITTETASGQKYPITTETASGQKYPITAGTAPGHAD, encoded by the exons ATGGCAGGTAGCTTTTTGGGGAAAGTTATCATACCGCTTTTGGCTTATTTTCTCG CGGAGGTGACAGGTGAACAGCAGTATGGTGGCCTGGGAAGAGAGATCACCCTGACCCCCAAGGTCTCAGGTCAGCCTGAGGACATCCTGTGGAAACACAATGGGAACAAGGTGGTGGAGTTTGATAGGAGTCAGAATGTTGAGTATGGCAGGTATAAAGGCAGGACCATCCTGGACTGGGACTCTGGAGCGCTAACTATCAAAGGTCTCACTGATGCAGACAGTGGGCCCTATGAGTTAGAGGCTGTCGTCAAGGGCAAGCTGCAGTACTCTCAACATAAGGTGGGGGTTATTG ATGATGTGGCACAGCCCAGTGCAACCTGTGTGGTTGACACCACAACCCCAGAGAACATGGACAGAACCCTGCTGTGCTCAGCTGACCTCCAGCCCCTGACCCAGTTCATCTGGAGGAGTCCTGAGGGGTCAGAGAGTCCTGGACCTGAACTGTTCATACCTGGGGGGGAGAACCAGGATTCTGAGAACCAGGAGTCTATCTACACATGTGTGGTGAAAAACCCTGTGAGTGAGAAAAGTGCAGAGTTCACCCTGAAGAACTGCTACACTG CTGAAGCTGCACTGACAAAATCTGAAGAAGAGAAAGGACTGGTGGAAGATATAAAACAAG TGACAGACACAGAGCATGTACAGGACAAGCCCAACCCAGGCCAACAAGACCTAGTCACACCAGACCACACCCAGGCCCAACAAGACCTAGTCACAGCAGACCCCACCCCTGCCCAACAAGACCTAGTCACACCAGACACCACCCCTGCCCAACAAGACCTAGTCACACCAGACCCCACCCCTGCCCAACAAGACCTAGTCACACCAGACCCCACCCAGGCCCAACAAGACCTACTCACACCAGACCACTCCCAGGCCCAACAAGACCTAGTCACACCAGACCCCACCCCTGCCCAACAAGACCTAGTCACACCAGACCCCACCCCTGCCCAACAAGACCTAGTCACACCAGACCCCACCCCTGCCCAACATGACCTAGTCACACCAGACCCCACCCCTGCCCAACAAGACCTAGTCACACCAGACCACTCCCAGGCCCAACAAGACCTAGTAACACCAGACCCCACCCCTGCCCAACAAGACCTAGTCACACCAGACCCCACCCCTGCCCAACAAGACCTAGTCACACCAGACCCCACCCAGGCCCAACAAGACCTAGTCACACCAGACCACTCCCAGGCCCAACAAGACCTAGTCACACCAGACCCCACCCCTGCCCAACATGACCTAGTCACACCAGACCCCACCCAGGCCCAACAAGACCTACTCACACCAGACCACTCCCAGGCCCAACAAGACCTAGTCACACCAGACCCCACCCCTGCCCAACAAGACCTAGTCACACCAGACCCCACCCAGGCCCAACAAGACCTACTCACATCAGACCACTCCCAGGCCCAACAAGACCTACTCACACCAGAACCCACCCCTGCCCAACAAGACCTAGTCACACCAGACCCCACCCAGGCCCAACAAGACCTAGTCACACCAGACCCCACCCCTGCCCAACAAGACCTAGTCACACCAGACCCTACCCCTGCCCAACAAGACCTAGTCACACCAGACCACTCCCAGGCCCAACAAGACCTAGTCACACCAGAATCCAAAGAATCCAAGCTAGGCACGCCCACACCAGAACCCAACCAGGAAACAGTTCCAGCTCCAGAGACAGCTCCAGGCCAAAAATACCCAATCACAACAGAGACAGCTTCAGGACAAAAATACCCAATCACAACAGAGACAGCTTCAGGACAAAAATACCCAATCACAGCAGGGACAGCTCCAGGCCACGCAGACTGA
- the LOC112233793 gene encoding cell surface glycoprotein 1 isoform X2, translating to MAGSFFGKVIIPLLVYFLAEVTGEQQYGGLGREITLTPKVSGQPEDILWKHNGNKVVEFDRSQNVEYGRYKGRTILDWDSGALTIKGLTDADSGPYELEAVVKGKLQYSQHKVGVIDDVAQPSATCVVDTTTPENMDRTLLCSADLQPLTQFIWRSPEGSESPGPELFIPGGENQDSENQESIYTCVVKNPVSEKSAEFTLKNCYTEEGSSSVLAVVLSILLPLILVAVLAFLLWYYWRKCKKPAEAALTKSEEEKGLVEDIKQGNKDPEDDHSENTGNITFIPKGMVKEQIELINKQNADPNRTWQTEPAGRIFSPTKSRGHSLLYRQNDSLSDKQTVTDTEHVQDKPNPGQQDLVTPDHTQAQQDLVTADPTPAQQDLVTPDTTPAQQDLVTPDPTPAQQDLVTPDPTQAQQDLLTPDHSQAQQDLVTPDPTPAQQDLVTPDPTPAQQDLVTPDPTPAQHDLVTPDPTPAQQDLVTPDHSQAQQDLVTPDPTPAQQDLVTPDPTPAQQDLVTPDPTQAQQDLVTPDHSQAQQDLVTPDPTPAQHDLVTPDPTQAQQDLLTPDHSQAQQDLVTPDPTPAQQDLVTPDPTQAQQDLLTSDHSQAQQDLLTPEPTPAQQDLVTPDPTQAQQDLVTPDPTPAQQDLVTPDPTPAQQDLVTPDHSQAQQDLVTPESKESKLGTPTPEPNQETVPAPETAPGQKYPITTETASGQKYPITTETASGQKYPITAGTAPGHAD from the exons ATGGCAGGTAGCTTTTTTGGGAAAGTTATCATACCGCTTTTGGTTTATTTTCTCG CGGAGGTGACAGGTGAACAGCAGTATGGTGGCCTGGGAAGAGAGATCACCCTGACCCCCAAGGTCTCAGGTCAGCCTGAGGACATCCTGTGGAAACACAATGGGAACAAGGTGGTGGAGTTTGATAGGAGTCAGAATGTTGAGTATGGCAGGTATAAAGGCAGGACCATCCTGGACTGGGACTCTGGAGCGCTAACTATCAAAGGTCTCACTGATGCAGACAGTGGGCCCTATGAGTTAGAGGCTGTCGTCAAGGGCAAGCTGCAGTACTCTCAACATAAGGTGGGGGTTATTG ATGATGTGGCACAGCCCAGTGCAACCTGTGTGGTTGACACCACAACCCCAGAGAACATGGACAGAACCCTGCTGTGCTCAGCTGACCTCCAGCCCCTGACCCAGTTCATCTGGAGGAGTCCTGAGGGGTCAGAGAGTCCTGGACCTGAACTGTTCATACCTGGGGGGGAGAACCAGGATTCTGAGAACCAGGAGTCTATCTACACATGTGTGGTGAAAAACCCTGTGAGTGAGAAAAGTGCAGAGTTCACCCTGAAGAACTGCTACACTG AGGAAGGCTCATCCAGTGTCCTGGCTGTGGTCCTGTCCATTCTCCTTCCACTCATCTTAGTTGCTGTTCTGGCATTTCTCTTGTGGTACTACTGGAGGAAATGCAAGAAAC CAGCTGAAGCTGCACTGACAAAATCTGAAGAAGAGAAAGGACTGGTGGAAGATATAAAACAAG GAAACAAAGATCCTGAGGATGACCATTCTGAGAACACTGGAAATATAACTTTTATACCAAAAG GAATGGTAAAAGAGCAGATAGAGCTGATAAACAAGCAGAATGCAGATCCAAATAGGACATGGCAAACTGAACCAGCTGGAAGAATTTTCTCTCCAACTAAAAGTAGGGGTCACAGCCTTCtatacagacagaatgacagtctctcagacaaacagacag TGACAGACACAGAGCATGTACAGGACAAGCCCAACCCAGGCCAACAAGACCTAGTCACACCAGACCACACCCAGGCCCAACAAGACCTAGTCACAGCAGACCCCACCCCTGCCCAACAAGACCTAGTCACACCAGACACCACCCCTGCCCAACAAGACCTAGTCACACCAGACCCCACCCCTGCCCAACAAGACCTAGTCACACCAGACCCCACCCAGGCCCAACAAGACCTACTCACACCAGACCACTCCCAGGCCCAACAAGACCTAGTCACACCAGACCCCACCCCTGCCCAACAAGACCTAGTCACACCAGACCCCACCCCTGCCCAACAAGACCTAGTCACACCAGACCCCACCCCTGCCCAACATGACCTAGTCACACCAGACCCCACCCCTGCCCAACAAGACCTAGTCACACCAGACCACTCCCAGGCCCAACAAGACCTAGTAACACCAGACCCCACCCCTGCCCAACAAGACCTAGTCACACCAGACCCCACCCCTGCCCAACAAGACCTAGTCACACCAGACCCCACCCAGGCCCAACAAGACCTAGTCACACCAGACCACTCCCAGGCCCAACAAGACCTAGTCACACCAGACCCCACCCCTGCCCAACATGACCTAGTCACACCAGACCCCACCCAGGCCCAACAAGACCTACTCACACCAGACCACTCCCAGGCCCAACAAGACCTAGTCACACCAGACCCCACCCCTGCCCAACAAGACCTAGTCACACCAGACCCCACCCAGGCCCAACAAGACCTACTCACATCAGACCACTCCCAGGCCCAACAAGACCTACTCACACCAGAACCCACCCCTGCCCAACAAGACCTAGTCACACCAGACCCCACCCAGGCCCAACAAGACCTAGTCACACCAGACCCCACCCCTGCCCAACAAGACCTAGTCACACCAGACCCTACCCCTGCCCAACAAGACCTAGTCACACCAGACCACTCCCAGGCCCAACAAGACCTAGTCACACCAGAATCCAAAGAATCCAAGCTAGGCACGCCCACACCAGAACCCAACCAGGAAACAGTTCCAGCTCCAGAGACAGCTCCAGGCCAAAAATACCCAATCACAACAGAGACAGCTTCAGGACAAAAATACCCAATCACAACAGAGACAGCTTCAGGACAAAAATACCCAATCACAGCAGGGACAGCTCCAGGCCACGCAGACTGA
- the LOC112233793 gene encoding cell surface glycoprotein 1 isoform X9 has product MAGSFLGKVIIPLLAYFLAEVTGEQQYGGLGREITLTPKVSGQPEDILWKHNGNKVVEFDRSQNVEYGRYKGRTILDWDSGALTIKGLTDADSGPYELEAVVKGKLQYSQHKVGVIDDVAQPSATCVVDTTTPENMDRTLLCSADLQPLTQFIWRSPEGSESPGPELFIPGGENQDSENQESIYTCVVKNPVSEKSAEFTLKNCYTEEGSSSVLAVVLSILLPLILVAVLAFLLWYYWRKCKKPAEAALTKSEEEKGLVEDIKQGMVKEQIELINKQNADPNRTWQTEPAGRIFSPTKMTDTEHVQDKPNPGQQDLVTPDHTQAQQDLVTADPTPAQQDLVTPDTTPAQQDLVTPDPTPAQQDLVTPDPTQAQQDLLTPDHSQAQQDLVTPDPTPAQQDLVTPDPTPAQQDLVTPDPTPAQHDLVTPDPTPAQQDLVTPDHSQAQQDLVTPDPTPAQQDLVTPDPTPAQQDLVTPDPTQAQQDLVTPDHSQAQQDLVTPDPTPAQHDLVTPDPTQAQQDLLTPDHSQAQQDLVTPDPTPAQQDLVTPDPTQAQQDLLTSDHSQAQQDLLTPEPTPAQQDLVTPDPTQAQQDLVTPDPTPAQQDLVTPDPTPAQQDLVTPDHSQAQQDLVTPESKESKLGTPTPEPNQETVPAPETAPGQKYPITTETASGQKYPITTETASGQKYPITAGTAPGHAD; this is encoded by the exons ATGGCAGGTAGCTTTTTGGGGAAAGTTATCATACCGCTTTTGGCTTATTTTCTCG CGGAGGTGACAGGTGAACAGCAGTATGGTGGCCTGGGAAGAGAGATCACCCTGACCCCCAAGGTCTCAGGTCAGCCTGAGGACATCCTGTGGAAACACAATGGGAACAAGGTGGTGGAGTTTGATAGGAGTCAGAATGTTGAGTATGGCAGGTATAAAGGCAGGACCATCCTGGACTGGGACTCTGGAGCGCTAACTATCAAAGGTCTCACTGATGCAGACAGTGGGCCCTATGAGTTAGAGGCTGTCGTCAAGGGCAAGCTGCAGTACTCTCAACATAAGGTGGGGGTTATTG ATGATGTGGCACAGCCCAGTGCAACCTGTGTGGTTGACACCACAACCCCAGAGAACATGGACAGAACCCTGCTGTGCTCAGCTGACCTCCAGCCCCTGACCCAGTTCATCTGGAGGAGTCCTGAGGGGTCAGAGAGTCCTGGACCTGAACTGTTCATACCTGGGGGGGAGAACCAGGATTCTGAGAACCAGGAGTCTATCTACACATGTGTGGTGAAAAACCCTGTGAGTGAGAAAAGTGCAGAGTTCACCCTGAAGAACTGCTACACTG AGGAAGGCTCATCCAGTGTCCTGGCTGTGGTCCTGTCCATTCTCCTTCCACTCATCTTAGTTGCTGTTCTGGCATTTCTCTTGTGGTACTACTGGAGGAAATGCAAGAAAC CAGCTGAAGCTGCACTGACAAAATCTGAAGAAGAGAAAGGACTGGTGGAAGATATAAAACAAG GAATGGTAAAAGAGCAGATAGAGCTGATAAACAAGCAGAATGCAGATCCAAATAGGACATGGCAAACTGAACCAGCTGGAAGAATTTTCTCTCCAACTAAAA TGACAGACACAGAGCATGTACAGGACAAGCCCAACCCAGGCCAACAAGACCTAGTCACACCAGACCACACCCAGGCCCAACAAGACCTAGTCACAGCAGACCCCACCCCTGCCCAACAAGACCTAGTCACACCAGACACCACCCCTGCCCAACAAGACCTAGTCACACCAGACCCCACCCCTGCCCAACAAGACCTAGTCACACCAGACCCCACCCAGGCCCAACAAGACCTACTCACACCAGACCACTCCCAGGCCCAACAAGACCTAGTCACACCAGACCCCACCCCTGCCCAACAAGACCTAGTCACACCAGACCCCACCCCTGCCCAACAAGACCTAGTCACACCAGACCCCACCCCTGCCCAACATGACCTAGTCACACCAGACCCCACCCCTGCCCAACAAGACCTAGTCACACCAGACCACTCCCAGGCCCAACAAGACCTAGTAACACCAGACCCCACCCCTGCCCAACAAGACCTAGTCACACCAGACCCCACCCCTGCCCAACAAGACCTAGTCACACCAGACCCCACCCAGGCCCAACAAGACCTAGTCACACCAGACCACTCCCAGGCCCAACAAGACCTAGTCACACCAGACCCCACCCCTGCCCAACATGACCTAGTCACACCAGACCCCACCCAGGCCCAACAAGACCTACTCACACCAGACCACTCCCAGGCCCAACAAGACCTAGTCACACCAGACCCCACCCCTGCCCAACAAGACCTAGTCACACCAGACCCCACCCAGGCCCAACAAGACCTACTCACATCAGACCACTCCCAGGCCCAACAAGACCTACTCACACCAGAACCCACCCCTGCCCAACAAGACCTAGTCACACCAGACCCCACCCAGGCCCAACAAGACCTAGTCACACCAGACCCCACCCCTGCCCAACAAGACCTAGTCACACCAGACCCTACCCCTGCCCAACAAGACCTAGTCACACCAGACCACTCCCAGGCCCAACAAGACCTAGTCACACCAGAATCCAAAGAATCCAAGCTAGGCACGCCCACACCAGAACCCAACCAGGAAACAGTTCCAGCTCCAGAGACAGCTCCAGGCCAAAAATACCCAATCACAACAGAGACAGCTTCAGGACAAAAATACCCAATCACAACAGAGACAGCTTCAGGACAAAAATACCCAATCACAGCAGGGACAGCTCCAGGCCACGCAGACTGA